A stretch of DNA from Synechococcus sp. PROS-9-1:
GAGACGCGGCGCAAGCCCTCGTGGCTCAATAACGGATGCGCGGATCGAGCACGGCGACCAAGAGATCAACCGCCACGCTCACCATCACAACAAGGGCGGCAATGGCCACAACGATGCCTTGGACAACCGGATAGTCGCGTTGGTTGATGCTTTCTTGAAGGCGCATGGCAATGCCTGGCCAGGAGAAGGTCACTTCAATGAGCAGTGCTCCACCGATCAGTGATGCCACCGTGATCCCTGCAATCGTGAGCACGGGCAGCAGAGCATTGGGCAGGGCATGGCGCAGTACAACTTGGGTTTCACTCAGTCCACGGCTTCTCGCCGATTCCACATAATCCGACTTCAGGGTGCGGTTCAGATTGAGACGGAGCGCGTTGGTGAACACTCCACTTAGGAGGAGCCCCAAGGTGCCTGCCGGCAGCACGAGGTGTCGAATGGTTCCTTGAAGGGCAGACCAATTGCCGCTGATCATGCTGTCAAAGATCAGGAAGCCGCTGCCCTCTGGGGGAATCAAGCTGGGAGGGAATCTGCCGCCAACGGGCAGCCAGCCAAGCATGACCGCAAACACGAGTTGGATCAGCATGGCCGCCCAAAAGGGGGGTAATGCATAGGTTCCAATTCCATAGAAGCGGCCGGCGAGATCAAACTTTCCCTCGGGTCGGGCAATCCCGCTAAATCCCACGGCCAAGCCCAGAACGGCCGAGATAATTAAGGCGGTGATCCCTAGCTCCAGGCTTGCCGGGAGCGTTTTACTGATGATCGAACGGACCGGCTC
This window harbors:
- a CDS encoding ABC transporter permease produces the protein MARGRELFRYCATRLALAPLMLWLIASLVFLLLRVAPGDPVDAVLGSRAPEAAKAALRSSLGLDQSLWNQYLDFLSGLVHGDLGVALINNEPVRSIISKTLPASLELGITALIISAVLGLAVGFSGIARPEGKFDLAGRFYGIGTYALPPFWAAMLIQLVFAVMLGWLPVGGRFPPSLIPPEGSGFLIFDSMISGNWSALQGTIRHLVLPAGTLGLLLSGVFTNALRLNLNRTLKSDYVESARSRGLSETQVVLRHALPNALLPVLTIAGITVASLIGGALLIEVTFSWPGIAMRLQESINQRDYPVVQGIVVAIAALVVMVSVAVDLLVAVLDPRIRY